DNA sequence from the Magnetospirillum sp. WYHS-4 genome:
CCACCACGAAACCCCCACCTGAAACCCCGCCACCCCGGAATGTAGTGCTAACAAACCCGTGCCACTCCGTAACAGTCTGTTACAGAACAGCTTTTTCTCGGGCACTGTTCAAGTTGGGGTAGACAGGACCTGCGAAATGGCGTCACGGATCCCCGTTCGCCGGTAGAAAGCCTCGGTCTTATCGAAGTAGAGATTAGGGTCGTCGATCGCTGCCCAAAGCACGGTGTAGAAGCTTGCGCGGAGATCCGCGCAACTCGGATGCGGCACAGAAAAGCTCCCTGTGGTTTGATAGGTTTCACCGCGACAATCGCCTGCACACGAATACCGGTGCTCACATGTCGCGCACGTTTGATTTAAGTCATCGACCCCAGCAGCGCGAAACGATTGAAGTAACTGATGCTGGAACTGATCAAATGATTCGAATGACGGATCGCGGACATTGCCAATCTTAAATTCTGGCCGAATGGTCGCTCTACACGGAAACACGTCGCCGTCCGCTTGGACGTAGTAGTTCTTCTGAAATCCCAGGCCGCAGTGGTGGAAATAGAGCCCAGCAACGGAGCAGGCGATTAGGTTGCCGAGTGTTGAATCCCGCAACGCGTCACGGAAGCTTGGCCGCCGATGCGCTAGATCGAGCAAAATCTCGTAAAGCCGCGAGTGCCCTTGGGCAAACATATCGCGCCGCGCTGCCCTGCCGAGATGGTTGACAATGATGAACTGGAAAAACCGAACACCGAGCAGGTCGACGAGGTCGACGATCTCCTCGATTTCACCAAGGTTGTGGCTCGACACGGAAGTCGTAATCCCAACGTCGAGACCCGCAGCGCAAGCCGCTTTGATCGCGGCCACTGTGGGCCTGAAAGTGTCCCTCCCTCGCATCCATTCGTGTGAGTCCTTGGTGCAGCCATCGAGCGAGACTCGGATCCGTACATTACGGGTCCGCAGCCGCTCTATTGATGTGGCGTCAAGGAGTAAGCCGTTCGTCAGTATCTCGGCACAATACCCTGCCTGATTCACATAGTCCACGATCCTGAAGAGGTCCGGGTGGAGCAGCGGCTCTCCACCTGACAGAGCTAATGTTTTGTCGTCGAATGTCTCATCCCCTCGCGCGTCGATAATGCGGTCAACGAGAGTACAGACTTCCTCGAAGCCTAGCTCATTGCAAAGAGGCCGCGTAGAGAAATTGAAGCAGTGCTTACACCGGATGTTGCAGCCCCTCGTGAGTTCCACCAGAGCCATCTCGTCAGACCGGAACAGGCGGGGTGACTCGCGCCTTGGCGCGCAAACTCCGGCGTACGAGAGAACGCCCTTTGCGTAGAGGCTCGCAACGAATATGCGTAGGTTATCGCCATCCTCCCAAGCCAGGGAGGAAAGCCGTGCAAGAGAGCAGCCATTTTCGAGTAAATTGAACAGCGACTCGACATCACCTTCTAGGCCAATCCAGCCGGGACGGTCGGGAAAGAGTACTAGATGGCGCGCCCCTCGATCTTGGATAATTGGCTTAGCTTCGAGGCGGAGCTCACCTCCCGAGAACGATTCGAGCGGAAAGAGAAGATGCTTGGCGCGGTTTTCAGCGAAGCTCGAAGCGGGCCCGTTGTCCGACCTAACGAAAAACCGCGAGCTTTCGACGTCACACCAAGTGATGCCCCTGTTTCCGGGGTGAAGTACGCTTAAGCTCATTTACGGCTCCGTTTGCTGGCATGTAGTGGTACTCTGAAACTCCGCGCGCCAGCCTCTATCCTGTCGAAGATCGTTTCAATTTGCTCAATTGTCGTCACAAGCGGTGGCGCCACGCGAAGCGTGCGCCCTATTGCCCTTGCACCACACGACCGCTCACCCGCCCCCAACATTATCTCCAGGTAGACTCCCTCCTCGATAAGGTGAGTGCGGAAACACTCCGCCACCTCGGCCACCTTCGGCTGCAATTCCAGCCCGTGCAGGAATCCAACTCCACGCGTTTCACGGAATATTGATGGCCTCCGCGCGACGATTTCCGTGAGCCCGCGCGAAAGAATCGTGCCGAGATTGCTGACGTGCTCATGTAACCTCGATTCGGCGATGGTCCGGGCGACCGTGCGAATCACGCGACAATCGAAGGCACGGAGATCGAACGTCGCAACAGCGGCTCCTGCGCGCGGCCCAAGATGTCGCCGAGCGATCACAATCGAAGTTGGAATAATCCCCGCTCCCAGCGCCTTTCCGACGATGGTGATGTCTGACGGGACAGGCCCCTGTTCGTCGCGCATGCCGAAGAAGTCCCCTGTACGCGCGTACGTGAGCGTCTCATCAGCGACGAGGAGCGCCCCATATTTTGCACAGTACGCCGCTAGAGAACGAAGGTAGCCGGAAGGCGGCACGATAATACCTGCATCCCCCTGAATTGGCTCAACAAACACGGCGGCCAGTCTGTTACCGGCCTCGGAAAATGCCCTCTCCAGCACCTCCTCATTTCCGAACGGGATCGTCATCCGTCCGAATGCCCCACCCCGACTTGGGCGGGCGAGCGCGGCTGCGCCGCTCGTCCAGCCGTGCCATGCCCCCTCGAAGACGAGAACCGTGTCGCGACGGGATCGCTCCGATGAACCTCGATTCTCAAGATATGCGCCGACAATCGCTAGTGCCAGTTCCACGCCCTCCGAACCGGAATTACGTCCCGATGCATGATACTCTCCAAACGGAAATTGGCTGGCCCAATAGCCTTCCTTACCGAGTAGGTCGATGAGCATCCGTGAGCGTTCCGGTACAACCAGTTCGTCTGTCGCGGCACCAAATTCTAGCACGTCGGTGATGGAGCTGAGTAAGGCCGGATGTGCGACCCCGAGACTGGTTGTGCCATATGTCGATCCCGCATCTACAACGCGGAACCTCCTCCCAACGCGCCCTGCTTCAATCCGAACCAATTCAAGATAGCCAGGTCCCGCACCTGCGCAAACGAAGGGGAGACGCCCACCGTAATGATCCATATGGAGCGTTCCGGTCGCCTCAATACACTCCATTACGGCATCTTCATTCATTGTTCGATTCTCAGAGAGCATCGTTATTAGTCCCCCTCTACACGAACCGCGCCTCCGAAGTGACGGCTGCCTACTATTCGAATTCTCTCAAGCCGAATGGCCTCAAAAGTCGGTAGGTGCCTAAACACTCCAGATCGTCGCATTTCGACATCAGTTACTTGCCCAGCAAAATACAAATTTAGCAGATCAAAGTGAGTAAAGCACTGGCGGCATTTCTTGTGCCTCCACTCAAGGATGGCTCTGACGCGTTGATCATCCACTGAGGGACAAGCGATCAAACCTGAGTCACTGTGCAAATTTCCAATCTGGCCCAGATTTCCGCACGGGCATAGCTCAAGATTTCCCTGTTCGTCAGAGCTCTGAATAAACGTCGGGAGCCAGCATTTAATCTGCTTCCCCTGTTGCACTGCGGTACGCAGCGCTTCGCAGTACGCACGTGGCGGGAGGGTATCAGGAAGCTTCGTACTCGCTTCTACTATGTCGTTGAGTGCGGCAAGATGTCGGGTAGTGAATAGCCGATGTTCTTCCCCGGTGAATCGTGCA
Encoded proteins:
- a CDS encoding SPASM domain-containing protein gives rise to the protein MSSHNLGEIEEIVDLVDLLGVRFFQFIIVNHLGRAARRDMFAQGHSRLYEILLDLAHRRPSFRDALRDSTLGNLIACSVAGLYFHHCGLGFQKNYYVQADGDVFPCRATIRPEFKIGNVRDPSFESFDQFQHQLLQSFRAAGVDDLNQTCATCEHRYSCAGDCRGETYQTTGSFSVPHPSCADLRASFYTVLWAAIDDPNLYFDKTEAFYRRTGIRDAISQVLSTPT
- a CDS encoding aminotransferase class III-fold pyridoxal phosphate-dependent enzyme, which encodes MNEDAVMECIEATGTLHMDHYGGRLPFVCAGAGPGYLELVRIEAGRVGRRFRVVDAGSTYGTTSLGVAHPALLSSITDVLEFGAATDELVVPERSRMLIDLLGKEGYWASQFPFGEYHASGRNSGSEGVELALAIVGAYLENRGSSERSRRDTVLVFEGAWHGWTSGAAALARPSRGGAFGRMTIPFGNEEVLERAFSEAGNRLAAVFVEPIQGDAGIIVPPSGYLRSLAAYCAKYGALLVADETLTYARTGDFFGMRDEQGPVPSDITIVGKALGAGIIPTSIVIARRHLGPRAGAAVATFDLRAFDCRVIRTVARTIAESRLHEHVSNLGTILSRGLTEIVARRPSIFRETRGVGFLHGLELQPKVAEVAECFRTHLIEEGVYLEIMLGAGERSCGARAIGRTLRVAPPLVTTIEQIETIFDRIEAGARSFRVPLHASKRSRK